From a single Sphingobium lignivorans genomic region:
- a CDS encoding ABC transporter substrate-binding protein — MSALALSAIGCANRAPSPAVIDDLQVRGNATIELTPVHYAIRHLGAARAEAARGGIPSLFDASGADLAGHAETQALRSTLDHPDLRIILTITEGRYRIVAKRSAGIRTLADLRGKTIATPRESSAAFYLHRALAVAGMAERDVEIVNIAMPPRDIASLLVLGKADAVALWEPEPQRAIERLGEDAIILEPETGYRELYNLNTTAAKLADPATRAKIVRFVATLIQASARMEKDRPGAVALAAETTGYPAETVDPVWRHHAFPATLAPGLLDTLVAEERWLAGLAGRPARRRAQLATLIDPTIEAEARALLGRQGRVQ; from the coding sequence ATGAGTGCCCTGGCACTGTCCGCCATCGGATGTGCAAACCGCGCGCCATCGCCCGCCGTGATCGACGATCTGCAGGTTCGCGGCAACGCGACCATCGAGCTGACGCCGGTCCATTATGCGATCCGGCATCTCGGTGCGGCCCGGGCCGAAGCGGCGCGCGGCGGGATCCCCAGCCTCTTCGACGCAAGCGGCGCCGATCTTGCGGGACACGCCGAGACTCAGGCATTGCGGAGCACGCTGGACCATCCCGACCTGCGGATCATCCTGACAATCACCGAAGGCCGTTACCGCATCGTGGCGAAGCGCTCGGCGGGCATTCGCACCCTCGCGGACCTGCGCGGCAAGACCATCGCCACGCCCCGGGAAAGCTCGGCCGCCTTCTATCTCCATCGCGCGCTGGCGGTGGCCGGAATGGCCGAACGTGACGTAGAGATCGTCAATATCGCCATGCCGCCCCGGGACATCGCCTCGCTGCTGGTGCTGGGCAAGGCTGACGCCGTGGCCTTGTGGGAGCCCGAACCCCAGCGCGCCATCGAGCGCCTTGGGGAGGACGCCATCATTCTCGAACCCGAGACCGGCTATCGCGAGCTCTACAATCTCAACACGACGGCCGCGAAGCTCGCCGACCCTGCCACGCGTGCGAAGATCGTCCGCTTCGTCGCGACGCTCATCCAGGCGTCGGCAAGGATGGAGAAGGACAGGCCCGGCGCCGTGGCGCTCGCTGCCGAGACGACCGGCTATCCGGCGGAAACGGTAGACCCCGTCTGGCGGCATCATGCCTTTCCGGCTACGTTGGCTCCCGGCCTGCTCGATACGCTGGTCGCCGAGGAGCGCTGGCTCGCGGGACTCGCGGGGCGCCCCGCGCGCAGGCGAGCCCAGCTTGCGACGCTGATCGATCCGACCATCGAAGCGGAGGCACGGGCTCTGCTGGGCCGTCAGGGTCGCGTTCAATGA